The Actinomycetes bacterium nucleotide sequence CTACCCGTGGACCCGAGTGGCGGCGTTGACTGACCAGGTCTACCGAGATGCTACCGAAGACTTCGCTGCCCACGGCGCTTACAAGCTGACCGCACCTAAGTCACCACCTGCGGGAACCCAAGTGCTGGACCTGGACAACTCAGCGGCTGAGTGAACTGCTACTCGCCGCCATCTTGGGCGTTAGCGTCGGCGGCCACTTTGGTTTTGCGGGCAATGTCGGCCAGAGCTGCGCGCCGCTCCGCCTCCGCTTCGTAGATGTCGCGGCGGTTCTTCAAAATCCGCGCCGGCACGCCGCCGACGATGCTCATCGGTGGCACGTCTTCGCGTACCACGGCATGGGCGGCGATCACCGACCCGTGACCCACGTTGGTGCCACGCAGCACCGTCGCCTTGGCGCCAATCCACACGTCTTCACCGATCCGCACCGGAGTCTTGGTCAGACCTTGATCCTTGATCGGTAGGTGGATGTCGGAGGTGACATGGTCGAAGTCGCAGATGTAGACCCAGTCAGCAACAATGCAGGACCCGCCGACTTCAATGTCTAGGTAGCAGTTGATGGTGTTATCTCGCCCGAAGACGGCCTTATCGCCGACGGTGAGCACCCCTTCGTGGCACCGCAATCGGTTCTCGTCCCCCACGTGCACAAACCGGCCCATGATCAGTTGGCCATAGCCCTTGCGGGCATACAACTCCACTCGTTTACCCAGGAAGACGAATCCGGTGGTGATGACGTGCGGGTTGCGCACTTTGAACCAGAAGAACCGCCAATAGCGGATCAGGTACCACCAGTTCCAAGCGCGGTTGCGGTACACCCACTTCAGCGAGGCCCAGGTGAGAAACCTGGCCTGGCGCGGGTCACGACGGGCCATGGTCAGTCCAGCGGCTTGCGGCCCGCGACCGAGACGTTGTAGAAGAACTGCTTGGGAACAAAGTGGGTCCACACCTGGCCGTCTAGCCAGTTCAGTCCGATCCAGCTGCGGTAGGCGAACTGCGCCCACT carries:
- a CDS encoding acyltransferase, yielding MARRDPRQARFLTWASLKWVYRNRAWNWWYLIRYWRFFWFKVRNPHVITTGFVFLGKRVELYARKGYGQLIMGRFVHVGDENRLRCHEGVLTVGDKAVFGRDNTINCYLDIEVGGSCIVADWVYICDFDHVTSDIHLPIKDQGLTKTPVRIGEDVWIGAKATVLRGTNVGHGSVIAAHAVVREDVPPMSIVGGVPARILKNRRDIYEAEAERRAALADIARKTKVAADANAQDGGE